The genomic stretch aagcccgccccgttTAGGAATTAATTGCCATGGGGATTCTCCATCACCGCGCTTAAGTTTATCAATTCTCACAAAATTGATAATTGATCAACAACAAACGCCTTAGAAAATTGATCAACTTATATCACTAAAAATTATCAAATTATCAATAGACCTTCATATGTCTAGTACACTATCTATATAAAAAGGATAGATTGGTATGGTTAATAGATTAGTGCAAAATTGCTATAAGAAATAGCTTCGTGGGCAGTGCAACCCGATAGggaaagttttcttttttcacTTTTCATTCCCTGTGAAGATGACCTCATCCCAGTACAAGCCATCATCCTGAAATTGAATGCCCTCTGCGAGTGGCCCTAAACTCTATCCTGGGAGCTCTTCTCCCTAATTTCAGCTTCATGGTACTAATACATTTGCCCGTCGGTCCTCATTAGTCATTACCATCTCTAGGTGACGACCTCAAAACGCTTTGCCAACTTTGCCAGTAATGGGAAGTTTTAGAAGCAACGGGATGCTCCTTTATAGTATAGATTAGTGATAATACTTCCTCAGCGACATGTGATCCAATTTATTTTCACTACAATTCAACTTAGACTCGATTTGGTCTTTTAAATACCACCAGGAATTGTGAAGTTCGGAGATGTTCTGGATACGGAGTTATGAGAGAATCAGAATCTCTTGCAGGTAAAGGTGGTTAGCACGCTCTCGCTCAGTGCATTATAGCATTATAGAACCCTAAGACTACCATTAAAACACCTAAAAAAACCTGCACAGACACGTTCAGTGCGTCCCCGGTAGAATTGATGAGCAATTTCATAAAATCGGTTACCTCAACTTTGTTTATCTGAATCTTGTTCGCATCATCGCATGATGCAACAATACAGCACATCCAAACAATCAAGGAGCCAAACGGTTACAAACATCATACTGTTGCGAACATCAAACCACATGGAGCAAAATGCAAAGAAACTTTGCATACATGTTTCTCTCAGTCTTTCAATTTCGACAGCATTCTATGTACAAAGTCGCAAAACAAAATTGGGGATATGTACAGTTCTAAGGAATAGCCCAAGCACCAAAACTCTTAATCCTATGAGCCAACCTGCTTTTAAAGAGAAAAATGTACGACCTCGACCAGTtaacatgtcatctaggttcaCTATGTGAGCAAACAAGACTAACCCTATAACTTATTCAAAAACCTTAGCAACTATCTATTATGTTGCCAAACTTCTTGGCAATGATAGGCCGGACATCATCAGCTACAGCAAGGGTCTCTAAGAATGGGATCAATTGAGGTAAAGCCTCGTCCAAGGGGTTACTATACCAACTCTCTATTGGTATACCATTGTTCACTTGCAGCTGGAAAACCTGATAAACACAGAATAATTTAGATGCTTATCAGCTTAAAAATGCCAAGAAACCAGTAAATCAAGCATGTAAGTTCATGACACTTCAAGACCATAAACAATTTCAACTCAATCACGAAcacaaaatgaaaaaaaattacgTTAATTTTACCTGTGGAGTGTTGTCAATTATGACAACCTTGGCAAGGTCGACTCCAACAACAGTCAGATCTTTTGTGTAGCCATTGTCTGTGAACAAACATGATTCCCGGAAGAAACGCTTGGAGAAAAGTTTTTTCTCTGGATCCAGCATGTCAAGCAACTGGTCTGCGTAAACACTTTGACTGGCTGTAAATATCACTACCTCAAACATTTCAACCATCCTTTGGAGGAACATGTGGACATGTGGCCTCTTTTTCACATATACCACATGCTCTTTCATATCATAGAACACAGGAAATGTGAAATCAGCGTCATCacaatgctccatagttgaatgAACAAGGGTTTCTGCAATAAAGGAAAAGACAATACATTAGCCTTAGGGGCATGCAATGAAGTTATCAAAGATACTAACTTCTATCATGCTTAGCTGCATACCATCCAAATCAAGCACAAGAGTGACCTTCCTGGTCCATTGCTCTTTTTTTGCAGGAGCAGCATTTGAATTTAACTCAGCAAAATCAACAAGATCTGGTAAATCCTCCTCCAACAGATGAGGGTTGAGCCACTCTAATACCTCAGAATTAAAGCACAAATCCACCTCAGATGAACATGGCTTATAATCAACACTGGCTTCCGTGGCACTCTCAATAAGTGGGAATGCTCCACATCTGCTACTCATGTTCATCAATGCATCAATTGATACAAATTCATCACACAATCCAATATAACTAGGCAGAAGATCAGGTGGATTATCCAACAAGTACGGGAAATCATCATCTGGACTATAAATATCCAGCAGTCTGCAACACTGATTCGAACCCCAGCTTGTCTCATGATCACTAACAACACACAAATTCTGGGCTGAAGAATCTACATCATCATCTGCAAACTCTGTaacagaaaaataaataaatgaattcACATGCGGATAAATCAAGGAAATATATAACTGCAAgtcacttgtgctttttgtaaTCACGTAGCTTGTGATTCAGGGGAAATGGGCCGTACCCTGGGCTAGGTGACCCAAACTccatttttctttaaaaaataatctaGAAGGGTCTTGGTTTTTTGGTTATAAGGACCAGACTTCTGCGCTTTGAGTGCATGGCCAGATCCCTGGGTTGATTGATAACTGCTGATGTGCTTCTATGGGCATGGTATATTTGGTGTGCTTACTGAATTTTGAAGTCTAGAAGTATTTTCTCCAGATGCATGAATCAGCATAATATGAGCAGTAAAAAAATGCTTTATGCTGGTGACAGAGCTGCACACAACTGGTGCAACATGCCAAGTGAAGAAATTGACCATGAACAAAAACTAATAGATTCATGGCCCTCATGCATAGAACTAGATAAATGGAACAGtgacaaaataaaaataaagataaGCAGCCAAGGCATAATAGCAAACCATTGAGTATACAATATGATTCACCATTCATTACAACAACAAAGAATTtcccaagcaagttgggcaacCTACATAACGTGATTCCTTGTCCAATTTTAGATACCTTGGCAGCATTGAATTTCAGATAGCTCCAGAATGGCAGAATCTATAGCACCATATCATGTATCATTCATTGATTGAACATAAATAATCGAACTCATGGAAGTGAACTAATACCTACTAAACTCCTCTTTATAGAACTGTGTTCCCAGACCCACTTTGATATTTAATGCAAACATACATAATCATTGTACCGGGAAGGGCTGCTCCTTACCTTTGCCAACATAATTCACTGCATATAACACAGATTTGTTGTCATCATAATTAGCAGAGGAATCAACCTCTGAATTTGGTGAATCTATCACTTCATCGGATGTTAAATCCTGAAAATCAAAAAGGATGATCTCAGATCACAAGAGACACTGATATGAAGTTTTCACACCCCAAAAGGAAATGAAGCAGCAGAAACTACACATATAATACAGAATGTACCCAGCATTCAACATTAATTTAGATTACAACAATGAGAAAAGGAATCCCTATGTTACCGCATAATCTTCTATTTACAACAAGTTGAAGCCAAAGGCCATTTTTTATAAAAGGCAGAAATTACAATAGCTATATCTTGATCAGTTGTAAATTGTAATTGTTTCATACATTATGTATCATTCCCATCCTATTTCACAGGTTTTTAACATGGAAATCAAGACTGGGAGCTTATCAAGTTGAGAACTTAATGGTGAGAACTAGGATGGATAAtgtattcatgcattcatttcgAAATATAAAAATGAAGTGTGATCGTTGACATCAATTTGGACAACAATAAAAGCATGATACTATGGATGTGTATGGAAACATCTAAGCACCTGATTGCAACCAAAACACATCAATGCGGCAATACTACAAGTGCTAATGTAGTTTGATCCTTAAAGACTGGAAACAATGGAGGCAAATACCATAATAAAAATGGAAATTGTCCAAGAGAAATTAAGTATAAGTGCACCGTAAGTTATCACTGTGTTTAATATGAGACTAGATGGCATTGAAGCACCTTGAGCATGGATTGTCCTCCGATCGGATCATGCAAGCCAGAAGGTTCCGTTGCCCTAATATCCTGGTCAGCAAGTTGAATGGTTGGATCTGACTCTGCAGAACAAGGAGATGATGTTAATCCATAAAATATACACATCAACACATGCCTTGTGATGTTGCTAAGAATGCATGATGTAAATATATTGTTATTAGTTAGCGAATTTCACATGGTACCAATTTAACAGAAGAAAACTGTCAAATATTAATGAGATATTTTTTGAGGAAAAATTATTAATGAGACTATCAAGCTATACATTGTGTGACCATCGGTGGAGCTTCTAAATGTATCATAAATGATAAATGCAGTCCCAGTGGCACAGCATCAAGCATCAAGATAGCCAACAAACAATTGAGTTAATCTAAAGGTGTCCTTGCAAGAAAACTAGAAAAGCAAAACAAATTTCATGGAAAATAAAATATCAATCGATCACACTCCAACAAATATGGACAAGTCTATGAACATCCAGCCATCTAACTTGtcatagagaaaaaaaaaatcccatgAGATTACTTACCATCATGAGGATTATCTGACGAATTCAACACAGCTGACTGCTCCAATCCACTGACATAAAAGTGTGAAACTTTAACGGATTTCACGTTCCTGGTGTTGAACTCATTAGCAAAATCATCAACATCAAACATCCTCTTCATTCTCAGTGCAGGCATCTTGACCAGTGCACTCCTTCAGAGAATTGAGTCCTCTACAGATCCACTAGAAAGTTAAAAAAAGAACCTTTTAATTAGTAACAGGACATAAAGATCCAGCACATCAACCACAAGAGAACAACATCATAGCAAATacatgataacatccaacaaTTTTCACCTATAGCTATACACATTATGTCTTCTTCCTATCTCCATAAAGAACATACTAAGTTTCGCAGAAAATCAGAAAGGCCAGGTACAGCAATCATGTACATTTAAAAACATGTGAATGGACCTCACAAGATAAAGCAGCAATAGACATCTGATTCGTCATCC from Sorghum bicolor cultivar BTx623 chromosome 3, Sorghum_bicolor_NCBIv3, whole genome shotgun sequence encodes the following:
- the LOC110433936 gene encoding uncharacterized protein LOC110433936, whose amino-acid sequence is MPALRMKRMFDVDDFANEFNTRNVKSVKVSHFYVSGLEQSAVLNSSDNPHDESDPTIQLADQDIRATEPSGLHDPIGGQSMLKDLTSDEVIDSPNSEVDSSANYDDNKSVLYAVNYVGKEFADDDVDSSAQNLCVVSDHETSWGSNQCCRLLDIYSPDDDFPYLLDNPPDLLPSYIGLCDEFVSIDALMNMSSRCGAFPLIESATEASVDYKPCSSEVDLCFNSEVLEWLNPHLLEEDLPDLVDFAELNSNAAPAKKEQWTRKVTLVLDLDETLVHSTMEHCDDADFTFPVFYDMKEHVVYVKKRPHVHMFLQRMVEMFEVVIFTASQSVYADQLLDMLDPEKKLFSKRFFRESCLFTDNGYTKDLTVVGVDLAKVVIIDNTPQVFQLQVNNGIPIESWYSNPLDEALPQLIPFLETLAVADDVRPIIAKKFGNIIDSC